A stretch of the Vicia villosa cultivar HV-30 ecotype Madison, WI unplaced genomic scaffold, Vvil1.0 ctg.002974F_1_1, whole genome shotgun sequence genome encodes the following:
- the LOC131640158 gene encoding homeobox-leucine zipper protein HAT22-like, which yields MNDDGNHKTSTLDLNLQLGLGFHVEKNVSKSLVNSKNDLAFELSLKRGHVEEQVEEDDEEIAINTSNDRNGCSKKLRLTKEQSTMLEDAFKLHNTINTAQKRALAEKLNLKQRQVEVWFQNRRARTKLKQTEVNCIFLKKCHDKLSEENQKLKKELEELRALKVGAPNTAQSSSKAADWNICSSCKKIWKPNEEEDVVRKGSHSTIELD from the exons ATGAATGATGATGGTAATCACAAAACATCCACGTTGGATCTTAATCTTCAACTTGGATTAGGATTCCATGTGGAAAAAAATGTGAGCAAATCATTGGTGAATTCAAAAAATGATTTAGCCTTTGAGTTGAGTTTGAAGAGAGGCCATGTTGaagaacaagttgaagaagacgaTGAAGAAATTGCTATTAACACCTCCAATGACAGGAACGGGTGCAGTAAGAAATTGAGGCTTACAAAGGAGCAATCTACCATGCTTGAAGATGCTTTCAAGCTTCATAACACCATCAACACT GCTCAGAAACGGGCACTTGCTGAGAAATTGAATTTAAAGCAAAGACAAGTTGAAGTTTGGTTTCAGAACAGAAGAGCAAG GACTAAGCTAAAACAAACAGAAGTAAACTGCATATTCCTAAAGAAATGTCATGACAAACTAAGTGAAGAAAATCAAAAGCTAAAGAAGGAATTAGAAGAGTTACGTGCATTAAAAGTTGGTGCACCAAACACAGCTCAATCATCCTCTAAAGCTGCAGATTGGAACATTTGCTCATCATGCAAGAAAATATGGAAGcccaatgaagaagaagatgtggTTAGAAAGGGCAGCCATAGCACCATAGAGTTAGATTAG